Proteins from a genomic interval of Lactococcus protaetiae:
- a CDS encoding ABC transporter substrate-binding protein, with amino-acid sequence MKLWKKVALGSASVLAVATLAACGSSSASGNKTAAPSHVLTFGKPDGPQTNNSNPFLGTSAASVQGYRYAIYETLVQYNDVDPTQKPQGWLATKWEWNSDYTQVKFTIRKGVKWSDGKPLTAEDVAYTFNLMKKTPALNSQSIPFGDITTSGDTVTINFTSNQYVHQSAIYGQFIIPEHIWKNQDATKWTDQKPVGTGPYILKSWSTQGVTLTANPNYWGGKLKVPTIRYIEYNDNTSLTNAMTSGQVDHGFVYIANYKTAWLAKNKANKAWYPSTLGNTTLFTNDAKGAFSNLSFRQAVSTVIDRAQLSQQGTTGASSPITSVTGLPESGKDFISSDYTGQTFKTSLSDAKTILTKAGYTGVGTKNGLKDAKGNAVTVMLTDPAGWSDYDAELQLIGSEIESLGAKVTVQNPSYDTWNDQISKGNFDGALHWTDSGFTPYNIYLDSMDQSFYKPLGQVATYNFGRFQNPEASAALKDYANATSDAQRTKDLATIQKVYVEQVPVIPVLEVPVWGNYTERYYTGWPTKENPYTDINMTTPAETLVLTKLKPASN; translated from the coding sequence ATGAAACTTTGGAAAAAAGTTGCACTTGGTAGTGCATCTGTCCTTGCCGTTGCAACACTTGCTGCCTGTGGCTCATCAAGTGCTAGTGGCAACAAAACTGCAGCACCCTCACATGTGCTTACATTTGGTAAACCAGATGGTCCCCAAACGAATAACTCAAATCCCTTCTTAGGAACCTCAGCAGCTTCAGTGCAAGGTTACCGTTATGCGATTTATGAAACATTGGTTCAATATAATGATGTTGACCCCACTCAAAAACCTCAAGGTTGGTTAGCCACAAAATGGGAATGGAACTCAGATTATACCCAAGTTAAATTTACTATTCGTAAAGGTGTGAAATGGTCAGATGGAAAGCCACTGACTGCAGAAGATGTCGCTTATACTTTCAATCTTATGAAAAAAACACCAGCTTTGAATAGCCAATCTATCCCATTTGGAGATATTACCACATCTGGTGATACAGTAACGATTAACTTTACTTCAAATCAATATGTTCACCAAAGTGCAATTTATGGACAATTTATTATTCCAGAACATATTTGGAAAAATCAAGACGCAACAAAGTGGACTGACCAAAAGCCAGTAGGTACAGGGCCTTATATCCTTAAATCTTGGTCTACTCAAGGTGTAACTTTGACTGCAAATCCAAATTATTGGGGTGGAAAACTTAAAGTTCCAACGATTCGCTATATTGAATACAATGATAATACATCTTTGACAAATGCAATGACTTCAGGTCAAGTTGACCACGGCTTTGTTTATATCGCAAATTACAAGACAGCATGGTTGGCAAAAAATAAAGCGAATAAAGCATGGTATCCATCAACACTGGGTAACACAACGTTATTTACCAATGATGCTAAGGGAGCTTTCTCAAATCTTAGCTTCCGTCAAGCAGTATCAACAGTGATTGACCGCGCACAACTTTCTCAACAAGGAACCACAGGTGCATCAAGTCCAATTACGAGCGTTACAGGGCTTCCAGAATCAGGTAAAGATTTTATCTCGTCAGATTATACAGGACAAACTTTCAAGACGAGTCTTTCTGATGCAAAAACAATTCTTACAAAAGCTGGCTATACAGGAGTAGGGACTAAGAATGGTTTGAAGGATGCAAAAGGTAATGCAGTAACAGTCATGTTGACAGACCCAGCAGGTTGGTCAGACTATGATGCAGAACTTCAACTTATTGGTTCTGAAATTGAATCTTTGGGTGCAAAAGTTACAGTTCAAAATCCATCTTATGATACATGGAATGATCAAATTTCTAAGGGAAACTTTGATGGTGCGCTTCACTGGACAGATTCTGGCTTTACTCCATACAACATCTACCTTGATTCAATGGATCAATCTTTCTACAAACCACTTGGACAAGTTGCAACCTATAATTTTGGTCGTTTCCAAAATCCAGAAGCCTCGGCTGCTCTGAAAGATTATGCTAATGCAACTTCTGACGCACAAAGAACGAAAGACCTTGCCACGATTCAAAAGGTATATGTAGAACAAGTTCCAGTTATTCCTGTACTTGAAGTTCCAGTTTGGGGAAATTATACAGAAAGATACTACACAGGATGGCCAACGAAAGAAAATCCATATACAGA
- a CDS encoding SIS domain-containing protein, whose product MTDMTYPLDSRLIESQDSLIIVFSISGETGELLEVLQHVKNKDKVLIASVTPHDESTLARISDISINYKVEERRINLYGDLTSQIPAIFIIEVLSEMILEEK is encoded by the coding sequence TTGACAGATATGACCTATCCCTTAGATTCCCGTCTCATAGAGTCACAAGATAGTTTAATTATTGTTTTTTCAATTTCGGGAGAGACAGGGGAACTACTTGAGGTATTGCAGCATGTAAAAAATAAAGATAAGGTTTTGATTGCATCCGTTACACCACATGATGAAAGTACTTTAGCGAGAATAAGCGACATATCTATAAACTACAAAGTAGAAGAACGGCGTATTAATCTTTATGGAGATTTAACAAGCCAAATTCCAGCAATATTTATAATAGAAGTATTATCTGAGATGATTTTGGAAGAAAAATAG
- a CDS encoding MurR/RpiR family transcriptional regulator, with product MAFLGKVDFKKLTETEKSIYNYLRDNFEKIPYMHVRDIALEAHAGSSSVMRLIHKLGYDSYYNFQEFVENQQMKSTADSDMFRLLSASHYPAELIGKCRQLSEMMIKADSIIFFGLGASGIFADTQLVGLRH from the coding sequence ATGGCATTTTTAGGGAAAGTAGATTTTAAAAAATTAACGGAGACTGAGAAATCAATCTATAATTATTTACGTGATAATTTTGAGAAAATTCCCTATATGCATGTCAGAGATATCGCGTTGGAGGCTCATGCTGGCTCATCTAGTGTCATGAGATTGATTCATAAATTAGGTTACGATTCGTATTATAATTTTCAAGAGTTTGTTGAGAATCAGCAAATGAAATCAACTGCTGACAGTGATATGTTTCGCCTATTGTCAGCAAGTCACTATCCTGCAGAGCTGATAGGAAAATGTCGTCAGTTGTCAGAAATGATGATAAAAGCTGATAGTATTATTTTTTTTGGTCTGGGTGCTTCGGGAATATTTGCCGATACGCAACTCGTAGGTTTGCGACACTAA
- the asnS gene encoding asparagine--tRNA ligase: MKDLISIIDVKKHIGETVKIGAWVADKSGKGKLQFLQLRDGTAFFQAVVFKPNMIEKYGEEIGVAKFDAIKHLSQETSVYVTGVVKEDVRSKFGYELDVTDLEVIGTSQDYPITPKEHGVEFLLDNRHLWLRSKRQMAIMQIRNAIIYASYDFFAKNGFIKFDSPILSGNAAENTTELFETDYFGNPAFLSQSGQLYLEAGAMALGRVFDFGPVFRAEKSKTRRHLTEFWMMDAEYPFVTHDESLDIQEAYVKALLQGVLDNAAYALETLERDTSLLQKYIDTPFMRVSYDDAIDLLQAHEHDEDTDYEHVEHGDDFGSPHETWLSNFYGVPTFVINYPASFKAFYMRPVPGNPERVLCADLLAPEGYGEIIGGSERETDYDLLLQKIADFGLDPADYEWYLELRKFGSVPHAGFGLGLERMVTFAAGTEHIREAIPFPRMINRIKP, translated from the coding sequence ATGAAAGACTTAATTTCAATCATTGATGTGAAAAAACACATCGGTGAAACAGTAAAAATCGGTGCTTGGGTTGCTGACAAATCCGGTAAAGGAAAACTTCAATTTCTCCAGCTGCGTGATGGGACTGCTTTTTTCCAAGCAGTAGTATTTAAGCCAAACATGATAGAAAAATATGGCGAAGAAATTGGAGTTGCCAAGTTTGATGCAATCAAACACTTGTCCCAAGAAACTTCTGTTTACGTGACAGGCGTAGTTAAAGAAGATGTTCGCTCAAAATTTGGCTATGAACTGGATGTGACTGACCTTGAAGTCATAGGAACTTCACAAGATTATCCAATCACGCCAAAAGAGCATGGAGTTGAGTTTTTATTAGATAATCGTCATCTTTGGTTGCGTTCAAAACGTCAAATGGCGATTATGCAAATCCGCAATGCCATCATCTATGCGAGCTATGATTTCTTTGCTAAAAATGGTTTTATCAAGTTTGATTCTCCGATTCTTTCAGGTAATGCGGCTGAAAATACGACAGAACTTTTTGAAACAGACTACTTTGGCAATCCTGCATTTTTAAGCCAATCTGGACAACTTTATCTCGAAGCTGGTGCCATGGCACTTGGTCGCGTTTTTGACTTTGGTCCTGTTTTCCGTGCAGAAAAATCTAAGACTCGTCGTCACTTAACAGAGTTTTGGATGATGGATGCTGAGTATCCTTTTGTGACACATGATGAATCTTTGGATATTCAAGAAGCCTATGTCAAAGCCTTGTTACAAGGTGTTTTGGATAATGCAGCTTATGCGTTAGAAACACTAGAACGTGATACCAGTCTTTTACAAAAATATATTGATACGCCATTTATGAGAGTATCTTACGATGATGCGATAGATTTACTGCAAGCACACGAACACGATGAAGACACAGACTATGAGCACGTAGAGCATGGTGATGATTTTGGTTCTCCACACGAAACTTGGTTGTCAAACTTTTATGGTGTCCCAACCTTTGTGATTAATTATCCAGCAAGCTTCAAGGCCTTTTATATGCGTCCAGTACCTGGTAATCCTGAACGTGTCCTCTGTGCCGATTTGCTTGCACCAGAAGGTTATGGAGAGATTATCGGTGGTTCTGAGCGTGAGACAGATTATGATTTGTTGCTTCAGAAAATTGCTGACTTTGGTCTAGATCCAGCAGACTACGAATGGTACTTGGAGCTTCGTAAATTTGGTTCAGTACCACACGCAGGTTTTGGACTCGGTCTTGAGAGAATGGTCACTTTTGCGGCAGGTACAGAACATATTCGTGAAGCTATTCCATTCCCACGAATGATTAATCGTATTAAACCTTAA
- a CDS encoding GIY-YIG nuclease family protein produces MLDKNEAKKSYKLAEKIGGIVVYKNLSTGKKYIDIAPDLGGAKNRFEFARKTGNGLPYAIEKDAKTAAFEFEVLEELKKDELQSTQAFKEDLKILKEIWLEKFSEEELY; encoded by the coding sequence ATGCTTGATAAAAATGAAGCAAAAAAATCCTACAAGCTTGCAGAAAAAATTGGCGGCATTGTAGTCTACAAAAACCTAAGCACAGGTAAAAAATATATTGATATTGCACCTGATTTAGGAGGGGCAAAAAATCGTTTTGAGTTTGCAAGAAAAACGGGGAATGGCTTACCTTATGCCATCGAAAAAGATGCAAAAACTGCAGCTTTTGAATTCGAAGTTTTAGAAGAACTCAAAAAAGATGAACTTCAAAGCACTCAAGCATTTAAAGAGGATTTAAAAATCCTAAAAGAAATTTGGTTAGAAAAATTCTCAGAAGAGGAATTGTACTAA
- a CDS encoding pyridoxal phosphate-dependent aminotransferase: MKKCSDFVLKMDESVTLAAANRAKELKAQGRDIIDLTLGQPDFPTPKKIGEAAIAAIENGKASFYTQAGGLPELKTAVQGYWQRFYGYEIDKKEILITTGAKFALYTYFMATLDPDDEVIIPAPYWVSYVDQVKMAGGKPVIVKAQQENHFKVTVEQLEAAKTNKTKILLLNSPSNPTGMVYSKEELKHIGEWAVANDLLILADDIYHQLVYNGAEFTAISSLSDKIRERTMVINGASKTYAMTGWRIGVAVGDSEIISAMTKIASQTTSNPTAVAQYAAIEAFSGADEDFKKMHAAFEERLNVIYPKLAEISGFEVVKPSGAFYLFPKVLEAMKIKGYDDVTAFTTAILEEAGVALVTGAGFGAKENVRLSYSTDLETLEEAVRRIKEWMDA, from the coding sequence ATGAAAAAATGTTCTGATTTTGTATTAAAAATGGATGAATCTGTAACCTTAGCGGCAGCAAATCGTGCAAAGGAATTAAAAGCTCAAGGTAGAGATATTATAGACCTTACACTAGGTCAGCCTGACTTTCCAACACCTAAAAAAATTGGAGAAGCAGCAATTGCTGCAATAGAAAATGGTAAGGCGAGTTTTTATACACAAGCAGGAGGATTACCTGAACTTAAAACTGCAGTGCAAGGTTATTGGCAGAGATTTTATGGTTATGAGATTGACAAAAAAGAAATTTTGATTACTACTGGAGCAAAATTTGCACTCTATACCTACTTTATGGCAACGCTAGACCCTGATGATGAAGTGATTATTCCTGCACCTTATTGGGTTTCCTATGTAGACCAAGTTAAAATGGCGGGAGGTAAGCCTGTCATTGTAAAGGCTCAACAAGAGAATCATTTTAAAGTCACAGTTGAGCAACTAGAAGCTGCCAAAACGAATAAAACTAAAATTTTGCTACTCAACTCTCCGTCCAATCCGACAGGAATGGTTTATTCCAAAGAAGAGTTAAAACATATTGGAGAATGGGCAGTTGCAAATGATTTATTGATTTTAGCAGATGATATCTACCATCAATTAGTTTATAATGGTGCGGAATTTACAGCGATATCTAGTCTTTCAGATAAAATTCGGGAGCGTACAATGGTTATCAACGGAGCATCAAAAACCTATGCGATGACGGGCTGGCGAATCGGTGTTGCTGTTGGAGATTCAGAAATTATTAGTGCAATGACTAAAATCGCAAGTCAAACGACGTCTAATCCTACAGCCGTTGCGCAATATGCAGCTATCGAAGCTTTTTCTGGAGCAGATGAGGACTTTAAGAAAATGCACGCCGCTTTTGAAGAACGACTAAATGTGATTTATCCAAAACTTGCAGAAATTTCTGGTTTTGAAGTCGTTAAACCTAGTGGTGCATTCTATCTCTTTCCTAAAGTGCTAGAAGCGATGAAAATTAAAGGCTATGATGATGTGACCGCGTTTACTACAGCAATTCTTGAAGAAGCAGGTGTAGCACTTGTAACAGGCGCTGGTTTTGGTGCCAAAGAAAATGTTCGTTTGAGCTATTCAACAGATTTAGAAACTCTAGAAGAAGCAGTAAGGCGGATTAAGGAGTGGATGGATGCTTGA
- a CDS encoding DUF5590 domain-containing protein, translated as MKKRKMTRHSQIIIGILTVILAIYLATALFFWKSMNPYHSMRAQAITIAKKKTDLKTPEAFDIATTDTTTYSIVGIDKDNKEIGVLIPKKAGTITVVNLNEGVSPSTLATKNTKSVVLALYKNKPAWEVNNSNGFKVYDFKSGKVLID; from the coding sequence ATGAAAAAGCGAAAAATGACTCGTCATTCGCAGATTATTATAGGGATATTGACAGTAATCTTAGCGATTTATCTTGCCACCGCTCTTTTCTTTTGGAAAAGTATGAATCCTTACCATTCAATGCGAGCACAGGCTATTACAATTGCCAAGAAAAAAACCGATTTAAAGACTCCCGAAGCATTTGACATCGCAACGACAGATACAACGACTTATTCTATTGTCGGAATTGATAAAGATAACAAAGAGATTGGTGTTCTAATACCAAAGAAAGCGGGTACAATAACCGTTGTAAATCTCAACGAAGGCGTTTCTCCATCAACATTAGCAACAAAGAATACAAAGTCTGTCGTGCTTGCACTTTATAAAAATAAACCAGCTTGGGAAGTAAATAATAGTAATGGCTTCAAAGTGTATGATTTTAAATCAGGAAAAGTTCTTATAGACTAG
- a CDS encoding helicase C-terminal domain-containing protein → MTRYAVVDLEATDAHSSENKIIQVGIALVEDGAIIGTYATDVNPHELLMPRISELTGLSDERLSLAPDFSKVASKVRKVLEDCIFVAHNAKFDYGLLEKSFLNIGLEFPPMPRIDTVDLARVFYPTFEKYGLESLSEKLNLSHEHPHAALSDAYATAELLLKIENKIQKLPRASLEELLRHSDNLLYESKLFLQEQLTKTALHPDGITLVHNIATKKFTDKISVSTDNNLSASFSENISKLELSVREKQVKLSEIMEAELAFPQATFIEAPTGMGKTYGYLLPLLMADKKVVISTATKVLQSQLLRDVGPKLEHTFGIKMSKIIGTRNYISLHKFSKLLLNNTDGKNFEIFKMKVLVWLTETTTGELDELSKVMTNAEYFAAISHDGSINTKQFHYEQDFWLRAQEKAKVSQVEVVNHAYLVERLADYPENFLEDRILVVDEAQQLFPIMENAGQQSVKITDELIKIDIENSENPQLIKRLEESLVFQLNKKELNLEKIKIDSEELKLSALTEILSVPNSIIWRENDKIFASKQDFYNFSKLIPKETKLFMLGATLSLSKDKPSFPDLLGFDDYRFFKIEGEQAKNQELFALTDGPNVKNTSVVDYSNYTAATIEELATLNLPIIVLFTSKISLTFVAEKLSADGFNILAQEINGTPAQLKKKFDKGESKILLGLGSFWEGVDFDKQNRLLLVIPRLPFATPDDILTKKYAAKFENPFYDFNVPMATLKLRQALGRVNRRKNQYSSIIVLDKRLSGKSYAKKMRKNLAGALPVKKFGLHDAISEIRKFLI, encoded by the coding sequence ATGACTCGATATGCTGTGGTGGATCTGGAAGCGACCGATGCTCATAGTAGTGAAAATAAGATTATACAGGTTGGGATTGCGCTGGTTGAAGATGGTGCGATTATTGGAACTTATGCAACGGATGTTAATCCTCATGAGTTGCTTATGCCAAGGATTAGTGAGCTGACAGGGCTGTCAGATGAACGTTTGAGTTTGGCACCGGATTTTTCAAAAGTTGCATCAAAAGTGAGAAAAGTTTTAGAAGATTGTATCTTTGTTGCCCACAATGCAAAGTTTGATTATGGACTTTTGGAAAAGAGTTTTCTAAACATTGGTTTAGAATTTCCTCCAATGCCACGGATTGATACCGTTGATTTAGCTCGTGTTTTCTATCCTACTTTTGAAAAATATGGTCTGGAAAGTCTAAGCGAAAAATTAAATCTTTCTCATGAGCATCCTCATGCAGCACTCTCTGATGCGTATGCAACAGCCGAACTTTTATTAAAAATAGAAAACAAAATTCAAAAATTGCCAAGAGCAAGCTTGGAAGAATTACTTCGACATTCAGACAACTTGCTTTATGAAAGTAAACTCTTCTTGCAAGAACAATTAACCAAGACAGCGCTACATCCCGATGGAATAACACTTGTTCACAATATTGCAACGAAAAAATTTACTGACAAAATTTCTGTCAGCACTGACAACAATCTGTCAGCAAGTTTTTCAGAAAATATCAGTAAACTAGAGCTGTCAGTACGTGAAAAACAAGTAAAATTGTCAGAAATAATGGAAGCCGAATTGGCATTTCCACAAGCGACTTTCATTGAAGCGCCTACAGGAATGGGAAAAACCTATGGTTACCTGCTTCCGCTGCTCATGGCAGATAAAAAAGTGGTCATTTCCACAGCGACAAAAGTTTTACAAAGTCAGTTGCTCCGAGACGTCGGACCAAAGTTGGAACACACATTTGGCATAAAAATGTCCAAAATTATAGGGACAAGAAATTATATTTCACTTCATAAATTCTCAAAACTCTTGCTCAATAATACAGATGGGAAAAATTTTGAGATTTTCAAAATGAAAGTGTTGGTCTGGCTTACTGAAACGACCACAGGAGAGCTTGACGAGCTATCAAAAGTCATGACAAACGCTGAATATTTTGCTGCAATCAGTCATGATGGATCTATTAATACCAAGCAATTTCATTATGAGCAAGATTTCTGGCTACGAGCGCAAGAAAAAGCAAAAGTTTCCCAAGTAGAAGTCGTCAATCATGCCTATCTTGTTGAGCGTCTTGCTGATTATCCGGAAAACTTTCTTGAAGATCGCATTCTAGTTGTCGATGAAGCGCAGCAACTTTTTCCGATTATGGAAAATGCAGGTCAACAGTCTGTCAAAATTACTGACGAGCTCATCAAGATAGACATTGAAAATTCAGAAAATCCACAGTTGATTAAGCGCCTAGAAGAAAGTCTAGTCTTTCAACTCAATAAAAAAGAGCTAAATTTAGAAAAAATAAAAATAGATTCGGAAGAATTAAAGCTGTCAGCACTGACAGAAATTCTGTCAGTACCAAATAGCATTATTTGGCGCGAAAATGACAAAATTTTTGCAAGCAAACAAGATTTTTATAACTTCAGTAAGCTTATCCCAAAAGAGACAAAGCTATTTATGCTCGGCGCAACCTTGTCGCTGTCAAAAGATAAGCCGTCTTTTCCTGATTTATTAGGATTTGATGACTATCGTTTCTTCAAAATTGAGGGAGAACAAGCGAAAAATCAAGAATTATTTGCACTTACTGATGGTCCCAATGTCAAGAATACTAGTGTCGTTGATTACTCAAATTACACGGCAGCCACTATTGAAGAACTTGCAACGCTTAATTTGCCAATTATTGTACTCTTTACTTCCAAAATTTCATTGACTTTTGTCGCGGAAAAACTGTCTGCAGATGGTTTCAATATTTTGGCTCAAGAAATCAATGGTACACCTGCACAACTCAAGAAAAAATTTGATAAAGGTGAAAGTAAAATTTTACTTGGCTTGGGTTCATTTTGGGAGGGAGTAGATTTTGACAAACAAAACCGCTTGCTGTTAGTCATTCCAAGGCTTCCTTTCGCAACACCAGATGATATTTTGACAAAAAAATATGCTGCAAAATTTGAGAATCCTTTTTATGATTTTAATGTTCCGATGGCAACACTCAAGCTACGACAAGCATTGGGAAGAGTCAATCGCAGAAAAAATCAATATTCGAGTATTATAGTTCTTGATAAGCGTTTGTCAGGAAAATCTTATGCAAAAAAAATGCGTAAAAATTTGGCAGGAGCGCTACCAGTCAAAAAATTTGGCTTACACGATGCTATCAGCGAAATCAGAAAATTTTTGATATAA
- a CDS encoding universal stress protein, which yields MLDNYKKILVGLDGSVEATKAFDKAVATALRNDAELVIANIIDLRAFQSISAYDSVVADDTHKGAENLIRDFADDAQKAGVKSVKTRVEFGSPKVMLGQTLPKEENIDLIVLGATGLSYIERIFIGSVADYIIKNAPCDVLVVRQ from the coding sequence ATGTTAGATAACTACAAAAAAATTCTCGTCGGACTTGATGGTTCAGTAGAAGCTACCAAAGCTTTTGACAAAGCTGTAGCAACTGCTCTTCGCAATGATGCCGAACTCGTCATCGCCAACATCATTGACCTTCGCGCCTTCCAATCCATCTCAGCCTATGACTCCGTAGTCGCTGATGACACGCATAAAGGGGCTGAAAACCTGATTCGTGACTTTGCTGATGATGCCCAAAAAGCAGGTGTTAAGAGTGTAAAAACTCGCGTTGAATTTGGTTCACCAAAAGTAATGCTTGGTCAAACACTTCCAAAAGAGGAAAATATTGACCTTATCGTCCTTGGTGCTACAGGTCTTTCTTACATCGAAAGAATTTTCATTGGTTCTGTTGCCGATTATATTATCAAAAATGCACCTTGCGATGTCCTTGTTGTTCGTCAATAA
- a CDS encoding DUF2156 domain-containing protein, with amino-acid sequence MTRFAHKNGWKLLFLDITEKLRHAYEDFGFGLIKIGEDACIRLANYDMKGKKAAKARANINHARRLGITVEEYQPLVKREMEIEQGLNHISKEWFKVKGAELGFMLGDLSLDSPHRRRYFYAKDAKGNLIAMVVFVPYEGGKAYMADVTRRLSDAPNGTMEIIMFEAFSKMRAEGVIWGNLGLCPLANIGSEDNSVTNQLLQFIYENMNGVYGFKGLYQAKKKFAPTDWQERFIAYAPKPFGFSYAYAIIKAQNPKGINKLLLEKLRIKTVSKEDK; translated from the coding sequence ATTACTCGTTTTGCACACAAGAATGGCTGGAAATTACTTTTTCTTGATATTACTGAGAAACTGAGGCACGCTTACGAAGATTTTGGTTTTGGATTGATTAAGATTGGAGAAGATGCTTGTATTCGCCTAGCAAATTATGATATGAAGGGGAAGAAGGCAGCTAAGGCGCGAGCAAATATTAATCATGCGAGACGGTTGGGAATTACTGTGGAAGAATATCAGCCGTTAGTAAAACGAGAGATGGAGATTGAGCAAGGACTTAATCACATTTCAAAAGAGTGGTTTAAAGTAAAAGGTGCTGAACTTGGATTTATGTTAGGAGATTTATCTCTTGATAGTCCTCATAGAAGACGATATTTTTATGCAAAAGATGCAAAGGGGAATCTGATTGCCATGGTTGTTTTTGTCCCTTATGAAGGTGGAAAAGCTTATATGGCTGATGTAACCCGTAGACTCTCTGATGCGCCAAATGGGACAATGGAAATTATTATGTTTGAAGCTTTTTCTAAAATGCGTGCAGAGGGTGTTATATGGGGAAATTTGGGATTATGTCCGCTTGCAAATATTGGTTCTGAGGACAACTCTGTGACCAATCAACTTTTGCAGTTTATTTATGAAAATATGAATGGTGTATATGGTTTTAAAGGACTTTATCAGGCGAAGAAGAAATTTGCCCCGACGGATTGGCAGGAACGTTTTATTGCTTATGCTCCTAAACCATTCGGTTTTAGCTATGCTTATGCTATTATCAAAGCTCAGAATCCTAAGGGAATTAATAAACTTTTGCTAGAAAAATTACGGATAAAAACAGTGAGCAAAGAGGATAAATGA
- a CDS encoding phosphatidylglycerol lysyltransferase domain-containing protein — MFRLRNTLQNVAIFLSVLMSFTSVAGLYIWHLHPLGVARTQSFYNYIAPYGIMAHRLLAFTVGVLGLLVSVNLYRRVRSAWILGMIGQSMLFALHLYYTGTLFSVSSLISLFILFVLGFTAKDFRRVPKRRETWRAIGLSLIPFGLALFNAILSLTFLRRDYAGTDDFLLALKHSVRFLLLMDTHGADFIQHENFLYTVSLIAMSWISLIIAFILILKPLVYNPIVNGRERAHVLNLVHEYGQNPMAYLALEKDKDYFFGEMINGVVAYMVVNNVMVVCGDMICKEEEAVVFMARLLVLHTRMAGNYFFLILLRN; from the coding sequence ATGTTTCGTTTGAGAAATACTTTACAAAATGTAGCCATTTTTTTGTCGGTTTTAATGAGTTTTACGAGTGTGGCTGGACTTTATATCTGGCATCTACATCCTTTGGGAGTAGCTAGGACACAAAGTTTTTATAATTATATTGCTCCTTATGGGATTATGGCACACCGTCTCCTTGCTTTTACGGTAGGAGTTTTGGGGTTATTAGTTTCTGTTAATCTTTATCGTAGAGTTCGTTCTGCTTGGATTTTAGGGATGATTGGTCAATCCATGCTGTTTGCTTTGCATCTTTATTATACTGGAACCTTATTTTCCGTATCTTCCTTAATTTCTTTATTTATACTTTTTGTTTTAGGGTTTACTGCTAAGGACTTTAGAAGAGTGCCTAAGCGGAGAGAAACTTGGCGAGCGATTGGTTTGAGTTTGATTCCTTTTGGACTGGCTTTGTTCAATGCAATTTTGAGTTTGACTTTTTTGCGAAGAGATTATGCTGGGACAGATGATTTTTTATTGGCTTTAAAACACTCTGTGCGTTTCTTACTTTTAATGGACACTCATGGGGCTGATTTTATACAGCATGAAAATTTTTTATATACTGTTAGTCTGATTGCGATGAGTTGGATTTCTTTAATTATTGCTTTTATTTTGATTTTGAAGCCTCTGGTTTACAATCCGATTGTTAATGGGCGTGAGCGCGCTCATGTTTTAAACTTAGTTCATGAGTATGGGCAAAATCCAATGGCTTATCTTGCTTTAGAGAAGGATAAGGATTATTTTTTTGGTGAGATGATTAACGGTGTGGTTGCCTACATGGTTGTTAATAATGTGATGGTTGTTTGTGGAGATATGATTTGTAAAGAGGAAGAAGCTGTTGTGTTTATGGCGAGATTACTCGTTTTGCACACAAGAATGGCTGGAAATTACTTTTTCTTGATATTACTGAGAAACTGA
- the rplT gene encoding 50S ribosomal protein L20, producing the protein MARVKGSVATRKRRKRILKLAKGYYGAKHKLFKTAKEQVMNSYYYAFRDRRQKKRDFRKLWIARINAAARMNGLSYSKLMHGLKLADIEVNRKMLADLAIADSAAFTALADAAKAALAK; encoded by the coding sequence ATGGCACGTGTTAAAGGTAGCGTTGCAACTCGCAAACGCCGTAAACGTATTTTGAAGCTCGCTAAAGGTTATTACGGAGCTAAACATAAACTCTTCAAGACTGCTAAAGAGCAAGTCATGAACTCTTACTACTATGCATTCCGCGATCGCCGTCAAAAGAAACGCGACTTCCGTAAACTTTGGATTGCACGTATCAATGCGGCTGCACGTATGAATGGTCTTTCATACAGCAAATTGATGCATGGTTTGAAATTGGCTGATATTGAAGTGAACCGTAAAATGCTTGCTGACTTAGCAATCGCAGATAGCGCTGCATTTACTGCACTCGCTGATGCTGCTAAAGCTGCACTTGCAAAATAA